Part of the Mycolicibacterium mengxianglii genome is shown below.
CGGCCGGCCGGGGCACTGCGGATGCGTTGAATCTGCGGTACCCGACGTTGTACAACACCGGCTCGGATGTGTCCACGCTGGAGATGGAGTTCATCAACGACGGTGACGGTCAACCAGATTGGCGGCTGTACCGGGTCAACGAGCCGGTACCGGCGAGATGAGCACAGCCTCAGGCTCGCGGATGCGCCTGATCGTGCACCGCGCGCAGCCGCGCCACCGTGACATGGGTGTAGAGCTGGGTGGTGGCCAGCGTCGAATGACCGAGCAGTTCCTGGACGATTCTCAGGTCGGCACCGCCCTCGAGTAGGTGGGTGGCCGCGCTGTGCCGCAGTCCGTGCGGACCCATGTCCGGGGCACCGTTGACTGCCGTCATGGTCTGATGCACCACGGTGCGGGCCTGCCGGGCGTCGAGCCGACGGCCGCGAGCACCCAGCAGCAGCGCCGCACCGGACTCGCGGGTCACCACCGCCGGCCGGCCGTCGGCGAGCCACGCGCGGACGGCATCCTCGGCGGGTTCACCGAACGGGACGGTGCGCTCCTTGTCCCCCTTGCCCAGCACCCGCAGCAGCCGGCGCGACAGGTCCACATCGTCGATATCGAGCCCACACAGTTCGCTGACCCGGATACCCGTCGCGTACAACAGTTCGACGATGAGGCGGTCCCGCAGTGCTAATGGATCACCCTCTTGGGCACCGGATTTGGCCGCGGCCATCGCGGCCAGCGCCTGATCCTGCCGCAGCACCGACGGTAGCGTCCGCCGAGCTTTGGGCATCTGGAGCCGGGTCGCCGGATCGGTGTCGAGCAGCCCTTTGCGTACCGCCCACGCGGTGAAGGTCTTGACCGCCGAGGTGCGCCGGGCCAGTGTGGTGCGCGCAACCCCGGCGCCTGCCTGCGCTGCCAGCCAGGCCCGCAATACCGGCAGAGTCAGTGCCCGCACCCCCGCGCCGGGGGCGCGCTCGCCGGCGAAATCGAACAGTGACCGCAGATCGCCCAGGTAGGCGCGTTGGGTGTGCGGCGACCGGCCGCGTTCGAGCTCGAGGTGGGAAGCGAACTCCTCGAGTAGCCCGGCGAAGTTGTCGGAGGGTCGTGGCACTGCTCTACGGTGTCAGACGCCGGCGCCGAACGGGCCCAGGTGTGGCCGCGTG
Proteins encoded:
- a CDS encoding tyrosine recombinase XerC codes for the protein MPRPSDNFAGLLEEFASHLELERGRSPHTQRAYLGDLRSLFDFAGERAPGAGVRALTLPVLRAWLAAQAGAGVARTTLARRTSAVKTFTAWAVRKGLLDTDPATRLQMPKARRTLPSVLRQDQALAAMAAAKSGAQEGDPLALRDRLIVELLYATGIRVSELCGLDIDDVDLSRRLLRVLGKGDKERTVPFGEPAEDAVRAWLADGRPAVVTRESGAALLLGARGRRLDARQARTVVHQTMTAVNGAPDMGPHGLRHSAATHLLEGGADLRIVQELLGHSTLATTQLYTHVTVARLRAVHDQAHPRA